One Chloroflexota bacterium genomic region harbors:
- the glyA gene encoding serine hydroxymethyltransferase produces the protein MDAWASLQAEDPEIWQVVQDEEARARSNLELIASESYPSRAVLEATGSVLTAKYAEGYPGRRYYGGCEVVDRAENLARDRARQLFGAEHANVQPHAGAQANMAVFHALLKPGDTVLGLALDQGGHLTHGSPVNFSGQYYHFVPYHVDRVTHIIDLDEVRTLAREHRPKLIVTGATAYPRHWDFAAFREIADEVGAILMTDMAHFAGLVAAGVHPSPVPHAQVVTTTTHKTLRGPRGAMILCTEALAKDIDRAVFPAIQGGPLMHVIAAKAVAFGQAMSAEFRADAERTVENARALGAALAEHGASLVSGGTDTHLLLVDVTPFGVTGKEADMSLGEVSITVNRNTIPYDPNPPMVASGIRVGTPCVTGRGMGPDEMAEIGRLIVDGIAARGDAAAQAAVRARAVALAQRFPVPGLAWTRA, from the coding sequence ATGGATGCCTGGGCCTCGCTGCAGGCGGAGGACCCTGAGATCTGGCAGGTCGTCCAGGACGAGGAGGCACGAGCCCGCTCGAACCTGGAGCTGATTGCGTCCGAGAGCTACCCGAGTCGGGCGGTGCTCGAGGCCACCGGCTCGGTCCTGACCGCCAAGTACGCCGAGGGCTACCCGGGCCGCCGCTACTACGGCGGATGCGAGGTCGTGGATCGAGCTGAGAACCTGGCCCGCGACCGCGCCCGACAGCTGTTCGGGGCCGAGCACGCCAACGTGCAGCCGCACGCCGGCGCCCAGGCCAACATGGCCGTCTTCCATGCCCTCCTGAAGCCGGGCGACACCGTCCTGGGGCTGGCGCTCGACCAGGGAGGCCATTTGACCCATGGCTCCCCGGTGAACTTCAGCGGGCAGTACTACCACTTCGTTCCGTATCACGTGGACCGAGTGACTCACATCATCGACCTGGATGAGGTGCGGACCCTGGCCCGCGAACACCGACCCAAGCTGATCGTCACCGGCGCCACCGCCTATCCGCGGCACTGGGACTTTGCGGCCTTCCGGGAGATCGCCGATGAGGTGGGGGCCATCCTGATGACCGACATGGCCCACTTCGCCGGCCTGGTGGCCGCCGGGGTGCATCCCAGCCCGGTGCCGCACGCCCAGGTGGTGACGACCACCACCCACAAGACCCTGCGCGGGCCGCGAGGGGCCATGATCCTGTGCACCGAGGCCCTGGCGAAGGATATCGACAGGGCCGTCTTCCCGGCCATCCAGGGTGGCCCGCTGATGCACGTCATCGCCGCCAAGGCGGTGGCCTTCGGCCAGGCCATGAGCGCCGAGTTTCGAGCCGATGCCGAGCGCACGGTCGAAAACGCGCGCGCCCTCGGCGCCGCGCTGGCCGAGCACGGCGCCTCTCTGGTCTCGGGCGGGACCGATACCCACCTGCTGCTGGTCGACGTGACGCCGTTCGGGGTGACCGGCAAGGAGGCCGACATGTCACTGGGCGAGGTCAGCATTACGGTGAACCGCAACACGATTCCCTACGACCCCAACCCGCCGATGGTGGCCAGCGGGATCCGGGTCGGGACGCCGTGCGTCACCGGTCGGGGGATGGGGCCGGACGAGATGGCGGAGATCGGTCGCCTGATCGTGGATGGGATCGCGGCCCGCGGAGACGCGGCGGCCCAGGCAGCCGTGCGGGCACGGGCCGTCGCGCTGGCCCAGCGATTCCCGGTCCCTGGCCTGGCGTGGACCCGCGCCTGA
- a CDS encoding AtpZ/AtpI family protein: MTLIMAVPMLGGVVAGLLLDAQAGTSPIFVLGGLVLGSLTSGIGIWLYIQVRRPRPPDTDPGHQL, translated from the coding sequence GTGACCCTGATCATGGCGGTCCCGATGCTCGGCGGCGTGGTCGCCGGTCTGCTCTTGGATGCGCAGGCTGGGACCTCGCCGATTTTCGTGCTCGGCGGCCTGGTGCTCGGCAGCCTGACCTCTGGAATCGGCATCTGGCTCTACATCCAGGTCCGTCGACCTCGGCCGCCGGACACCGATCCAGGGCATCAACTATGA
- the atpB gene encoding F0F1 ATP synthase subunit A translates to MVGAVLTSVILLLAAAWFVRRAEQVPGRLQSLIELPIEWISGIVRGTGGTRWAQYVGLVAAIFLFVLVANWIGLLPGVGTIGIVHHDEHGEELLVPLIRAASADLNLTLGLAIIAFVAFVYFGIRANGVRGYLKELLIAEPAYMTPLLTPIHIISELSRLISLSMRLFGNVFAGEVLLATMLALAPIIVPVVFLGLELIFGFVQALVFALLTMTYITLAIAEHRQHESHTETA, encoded by the coding sequence ATGGTGGGTGCCGTGCTGACCTCTGTCATCCTGCTCCTGGCAGCCGCTTGGTTCGTCCGTCGCGCCGAGCAAGTCCCCGGCCGTCTGCAGAGCCTGATCGAGCTGCCAATCGAGTGGATCTCGGGGATCGTCCGTGGGACCGGCGGCACACGCTGGGCCCAGTACGTCGGCCTGGTGGCGGCGATCTTCCTGTTCGTCCTGGTGGCCAACTGGATCGGGCTGCTCCCCGGCGTCGGGACGATTGGCATCGTCCACCACGACGAGCACGGCGAGGAGCTGCTGGTGCCACTCATCCGCGCCGCATCCGCCGACCTGAACTTGACCCTGGGGCTGGCCATCATCGCGTTCGTGGCCTTCGTCTACTTCGGAATCCGGGCCAACGGCGTGCGTGGCTACCTGAAGGAGCTTCTCATCGCCGAACCGGCGTACATGACCCCGCTCCTGACCCCGATCCATATCATCAGCGAGCTGTCACGGTTGATCAGCCTGTCGATGCGGCTCTTCGGGAACGTCTTCGCGGGGGAGGTGCTGCTGGCCACCATGCTGGCCCTGGCGCCGATCATCGTGCCGGTCGTGTTCCTGGGCCTGGAGCTCATCTTCGGCTTCGTGCAAGCCCTGGTCTTTGCGCTTCTGACCATGACCTACATCACCCTGGCCATCGCCGAGCATCGGCAACACGAGTCCCACACCGAAACGGCCTGA
- a CDS encoding AtpZ/AtpI family protein, giving the protein MNNWGVAFDLGIRLGASVMIGLFGGLLLDSVLGTRPVLMLMGTAFGVAAAMWTIWDVARRAMKK; this is encoded by the coding sequence ATGAACAACTGGGGAGTCGCCTTCGACCTGGGGATCCGACTCGGGGCTTCAGTGATGATCGGGCTGTTCGGCGGCCTGCTGCTGGACAGCGTGTTGGGTACCCGACCTGTGCTGATGCTGATGGGGACCGCGTTCGGGGTGGCGGCGGCGATGTGGACCATCTGGGACGTCGCGCGACGCGCGATGAAGAAGTAA
- a CDS encoding DUF126 domain-containing protein, with product MSGRLIAPGRARGPALVLDEPLSLWGGLDPATGRVIEVRHPQHGARVTGRVLVLPAARGSSSSASVLAEAIRAGTAPAAIVLGEPDLILALGAAVAEELYGVQIPILVLPAADLAAIRDGATVTIGPEGVSAV from the coding sequence GTGAGCGGGCGGCTGATCGCGCCGGGCCGAGCCCGAGGGCCTGCCCTGGTCCTCGACGAGCCCCTGTCCCTGTGGGGCGGCCTGGATCCCGCGACGGGCCGGGTGATCGAGGTTCGCCACCCGCAGCATGGAGCGCGGGTCACGGGGCGGGTCCTGGTGCTGCCCGCCGCACGCGGCTCCTCGTCGTCCGCCAGCGTCCTGGCCGAGGCCATACGCGCCGGTACCGCGCCCGCCGCCATCGTGCTCGGGGAGCCGGACCTCATCCTGGCCCTTGGCGCCGCGGTCGCCGAGGAGCTGTACGGGGTCCAGATCCCGATCCTGGTGCTCCCGGCCGCTGACCTGGCCGCGATCCGGGATGGCGCGACCGTGACAATCGGTCCGGAAGGCGTGTCGGCGGTCTAG
- the atpE gene encoding ATP synthase F0 subunit C: MEFQLLAAGLAIGLGTIGPGIGIGIGFSKAMEAIGRNPDAAGAIFVPYILGLALTEAMAIYALVIGLILLFAV; the protein is encoded by the coding sequence GTGGAATTCCAGCTACTCGCCGCCGGCCTGGCCATCGGCCTGGGCACCATCGGCCCGGGGATCGGCATCGGGATCGGCTTCAGCAAGGCCATGGAGGCCATCGGTCGGAACCCGGACGCTGCGGGCGCGATCTTCGTCCCGTACATCCTGGGCCTCGCCCTGACCGAAGCAATGGCCATCTATGCCCTGGTCATCGGTCTGATCCTGCTCTTCGCGGTCTAG